A genomic stretch from Sphingobacterium sp. ML3W includes:
- a CDS encoding cupin domain-containing protein, translated as MKRQKFISTILLGIPLLSSAHVLKLRSKKNIGKSYKNGFVVREDESRYHGIQTKPENAFLRCKLSSADTNEALFIQTSTPKVFERKGGPPPHIHTYEDEIIYIVSGEFIVHIDGEDFSLKSGDTAFIPRGTLHTVTNPIENNPGTLITIFQPAPKKIEDFFGYISEKGEIPKDIIPNGW; from the coding sequence ATGAAAAGACAAAAATTTATCTCGACAATATTGCTGGGAATTCCTTTACTTTCCTCAGCTCACGTTTTGAAGCTTCGAAGCAAAAAAAATATCGGCAAATCATATAAAAATGGTTTTGTAGTTCGGGAAGATGAGAGTCGTTATCACGGTATACAGACGAAGCCTGAAAATGCCTTTCTGCGTTGTAAGCTGTCTTCGGCAGATACTAACGAGGCATTGTTCATCCAAACTTCCACGCCAAAAGTATTTGAGCGTAAAGGTGGTCCCCCACCACATATCCACACATACGAAGATGAAATAATTTACATTGTGTCAGGCGAATTTATTGTACATATAGATGGGGAGGACTTTTCATTAAAGTCGGGTGATACTGCTTTTATTCCAAGAGGTACTTTACATACCGTTACCAATCCCATTGAAAATAATCCTGGTACTTTGATAACCATATTTCAACCTGCCCCCAAAAAGATTGAGGACTTTTTTGGTTACATCAGTGAAAAGGGAGAAATCCCAAAAGATATAATTCCCAATGGATGGTAA